A region of the Arenibacter antarcticus genome:
TACATTAATCATTTGCCCCAGTTCCTCGTAGACACCTGCCCAGTATTTATAACGCCACTTTACGGGACTCCATTTTATCCATCCCGGAATTTCAATCCCAAATTGCATCCCGTGGGTATGTCCGCTTAGGGTAAGGTGATAATGGTAGGGATGTTTTAAAACTTCATCTTCCCAATGCGAGGGGTCATGGCTCATTAAAATCTTAAAATCCTTCTCCATAATTTGGGCCGTAGCTTTATTTAGGTCCCCCGCTTTTTTAAAGCCTCCCCTACCCCAATTCTCAACTCCGATCAAGGCTATCTTATCATTGCCTTTGGTAAGGTACCTGCTTTCGTTCAACAAAAGTTCAAAACCAATTTCTTGTTGCAGATCTTTAAGTTGCTCCAAATTATTCCTTTTTAACTCCTCGGTATCCCATTCCACATAATCCCCGTAATCATGGTTACCCAAAATGGAATACTTACCATCCTTGGCATGTAGGGTTGCAAAAAGATCCTTCCATGGCAACATTTCTTCTGCCTTATTATTCACCAAATCCCCTGTAAACAAAAGCAGATCACTTTTTTGCTGGTTGATAAGATCTATCGCATATTCAATTTTTTCCCTATTGTCAAAACTACCACTATGCACATCAGAGATCTGCGTAATCTGATAGCCGTCAAAACCATCGGGCAGATCCTCAAATTCCAAATTATATCGAAGCACTTTAAAGTTATATTTTCCCCTATACATTCCATAGAGGAGGGCAGAAAATGGCAAGGCGGCAATCCCCAATGCAAGAACACTTAAAAATCGTCTTCGCTCTGGAAAATTGAAGAATTTCGGGGTCCCGTTTATCTTTAAATACAGTGCGGAAATAAATCGAAAAATATCCTCTGAAAACAGGAAAATAATAGTGATGGCCTTAAAGGAAAGCATGGCCAGCAAAAAGCCAAAAGCGTAACTTTTAGGTACGCTCAAAACCCTACCTGGATTATCGCCCAGGGTAAACTGATAAATAAAATTCCCCAACACTAAAAGCGACATGGCCATATAGGCAAAATACACCCAAGGAAATCTAGTTACCGCCCTAAGCGCCTGTAAGGTGTAAACCCCA
Encoded here:
- a CDS encoding metallophosphoesterase; protein product: MLRWIIFIILYIALGVYTLQALRAVTRFPWVYFAYMAMSLLVLGNFIYQFTLGDNPGRVLSVPKSYAFGFLLAMLSFKAITIIFLFSEDIFRFISALYLKINGTPKFFNFPERRRFLSVLALGIAALPFSALLYGMYRGKYNFKVLRYNLEFEDLPDGFDGYQITQISDVHSGSFDNREKIEYAIDLINQQKSDLLLFTGDLVNNKAEEMLPWKDLFATLHAKDGKYSILGNHDYGDYVEWDTEELKRNNLEQLKDLQQEIGFELLLNESRYLTKGNDKIALIGVENWGRGGFKKAGDLNKATAQIMEKDFKILMSHDPSHWEDEVLKHPYHYHLTLSGHTHGMQFGIEIPGWIKWSPVKWRYKYWAGVYEELGQMINVNRGFGFLGYPGRVGIWPEITVITLKKKPLT